A stretch of Anolis sagrei isolate rAnoSag1 chromosome X, rAnoSag1.mat, whole genome shotgun sequence DNA encodes these proteins:
- the DUS3L gene encoding tRNA-dihydrouridine(47) synthase [NAD(P)(+)]-like has protein sequence MPRSPAMEASGVAPIKAQYLSTKEAFRSCLEQEGESKRNKEAEEKEDILEKNAEQSKEEPLPKIQKVEDDENHKAGEEDQSKPGRKRARGQNKSRPCMKPTHFEKVRLCPSVVQERTEKCFFGPRCRFLHDVEEYLAAKPPDLGDRCVLFQTFGKCTYGATCRFASAHFGSDRKNAVDTERMKEWEGKTAVRNSLSKELQQRLRKRKFPFEKAQKYLRHLSKTNAGDRDGLDCKPIDAEAPDAEQLPNEDTASPTRLDSDPLVDAMLPKTLGAVTDEDLVKLRPSEKRKLDLNGKLYLAPLTTCGNLPFRRICKRYGADVTCGEMAVCTNLLQGQSSEWALLKRHHTEDLFGVQLEGAFPDTMTKCAELLNRTIEADFVDINVGCPIDLIYNKGGGCALMARTNKFEQIVRGMDYVLDVPLTVKIRTGLQEKAHLAHKVIPRLREWGASMVTLHGRSREQRYTKVADWEYIAECAKIASPMPLFGNGDIFSFEDADRGLETGVSGLMIARGALIKPWIFTEIKERRHWDISSSERLEILKDYTHHGLEHWGSDTQGVEKTRKFLLEWLSFLCRYIPAGLLERLPQRINERPPYYMGRDYMETLMASQNVDDWIKISEMLLGPVPSGFIFLPKHKANSYK, from the exons ATGCCCAGAAGCCCTGCTATGGAGGCCAGTGGAGTGGCCCCTATTAAAGCCCA ATATCTTTCGACAAAAGAAGCGTTTCGCTCTTGCCTCGAACAGGAAGGCGAGTCCAAAAGGAACAAAGaggcagaggagaaggaggacatTCTGGAGAAGAATGCGGAGCAAAGCAAAGAAGAACCTCTTCCCAAAATTCAAAAAGTGGAAGATGATGAGAACCATAAAGCAGGGGAAGAGGATCAAAGCAAGCCAGGGCGAAAGCGGGCAAGAGGGCAGAACAAGAGCCGGCCCTGCATGAAGCCCACCCACTTCGAGAAGGTCCGCCTGTGTCCCTCGGTGGTCCAG GAGCGCACCGAGAAGTGTTTCTTCGGCCCACGGTGCCGCTTCCTTCACGATGTGGAGGAATACCTGGCGGCGAAGCCCCCGGACCTGGGCGACCGCTGTGTGCTCTTCCAAACCTTCGGCAAGTGCACTTACGGGGCCACATGCCGCTTTGCCAGCGCGCATTTTGGGTCGGACCGGAAGAACGCCGTGGACACTGAGCGCATGAAAGAGTGGGAGGGGAAGACAGCGGTCCGGAACAGTCTGAGCAAGGAGCTCCAGCAGAGGCTGCGCAAAAGGAAGTTCCCCTTTGAGAAGGCGCAGAAATACCTCCGCCACCTCAGCAAAACCAACGCCGGGGACCGAGACGGGTTGGACTGCAAACCTATTGATGCTGAAGCACCAGATGCGGAACAGCTGCCAAATGAAGACACCGCATCACCAACTAGGCTGGATTCAGATCCTCTGGTGGATGCGATGCTTCCCAAAACCTTGGGTGCTGTGACGGATGAAGACCTCGTGAAGCTGAGACCCAGTGAGAAGCGAAAG CTGGATCTCAATGGCAAGCTTTATTTGGCTCCTTTAACTACG TGTGGCAACTTGCCTTTCCGGAGGATCTGCAAGCGCTACGGGGCAGACGTCACCTGTGGAGAGATGGCCGTCTGCACCAATCTGCTGCAAGGGCAGTCGTCCGAATGGGCTTTGCTGAAGAGGCACCACACCGAGGACCTCTTCGGCGTCCAG CTGGAAGGCGCCTTTCCGGACACAATGACCAAGTGCGCCGAACTCCTCAACCGTACCATCGAGGCAGACTTTGTCGACATCAACGTCGGCTGCCCCATTGACCTCATCTATAACAAG gGCGGAGGATGCGCCTTAATGGCCCGCACCAACAAGTTTGAGCAGATCGTCCGTGGCATGGACTAC GTGCTGGACGTGCCACTGACAGTCAAGATCCGGACCGGCCTCCAAGAGAAAGCCCACTTGGCCCACAAGGTCATCCCCAGGCTCCGGGAATGGGGAGCCTCCATGGTCACG CTTCATGGCCGCTCGAGAGAGCAAAGGTACACAAAAGTGGCCGACTGGGAATACATTGCGGAGTGTGCCAAAATTGCCAGCCCGATGCCTCTCTTTG GAAATGGGGATATCTTCTCATTCGAAGATGCTGACCGAGGCCTGGAGACGGGTGTTTCGGGGCTGATGATCGCCAG GGGAGCCCTGATCAAGCCCTGGATCTTCACCGAAATCAAGGAGCGCCGCCATTGGGACATCTCCTCCTCCGAGCGGCTGGAGATCCTTAAGGACTACACCCACCACGGCTTGGAGCATTGGGGCTCCGACACTCAAGGCGTGGAGAAAACCCGCAAGTTCCTGCTGGAATGGCTCTCCTTCCTCTGCCG gTACATTCCAGCCGGTTTACTGGAGCGCTTGCCACAGCGGATCAACGAGAGGCCCCCATATTACATGGGCCGGGACTACATGGAGACCCTCATGGCCAGCCAAAATGTGGACGACTGGATCAAGATCAG TGAGATGCTTTTGGGTCCCGTCCCGTCCGGCTTCATTTTCCTGCCGAAGCACAAGGCCAATTCGTACAAATAG